The Mesoterricola silvestris sequence ACCATGCAGTCGTCCTCGCTGAGGACGATCATGCCGCCGGAGCCCATGATGGAACCGGCCCGGCTCAGGGGGCCGAAGTCCACTTCCATCTCCGACTGGGAGGCGGGGATGAAGCCGCCCGCGGGACCCCCGGTCTGGATGGCCTTCAGGGCCTTGTCGTCCTTGACGCCGCCGCCGATGTTGAAGACCACCTTGGAAAGCGGGGTGCCCAGGGGCACTTCCACGAGGCCCGTGTGCTTGACGTTGCCGGCCAGGGCGAAGACCTTGGTGCCGCCGCTGTCCGCGGTGCCCTGGTTGGCGAACCACTCGCCGCCGTAGTTGATGATGGCGCTGATGTTGGCGAAGGTCTCCACGTTGTTGATGCAGGTGGGCTTGCCCCAGAGGCCCCGCACGGTGGGGTAGGGGGGGCGGACCTTGGGCTGGCCGCGCTCGCCCTCGATGGAGCGGATGAGGGCGGTCTCCTCGCCGCACACGAAGGCCCCCGCGCCCAGGCGCACTTCCATATCGAAGTCCCAGCCCGAACCCATGATGTTCTTGCCCAGGAGGCCGGCCTTGCGGCACTGGGCCAGGGCGTTCTGGATGCGCTTGATGGCCAGCGGGTACTCGGCCCGGATGTAGTAGAAGCCGTGGCCGGCGCCGATGGCGAAGGCCGCGATGATCATGCCCTCGACGATGTTGAAGGGGTCGGACTCCAGCATGCCCCGGTCCATGAACGCGCCCGGATCGCCCTCGTCGCCGTTGCAGATGAGGTAGCGGGTCTTCTCGGGCTGGTCGTGGGCGATCTTCCACTTCTGGCCGGTGGGGAAGCCGCCGCCGCCCCGGCCCCGCAGGCGGGCCTTGAGCACCTCGTTGATCACCCACAGGGGATCGTTCTTGCCCAGCACCGTGGCCAGGGCCGCGAAGCCGCCGAACCGGACGTACTCCTCCAGGTTCTCGGGGTCCACGATGCCGCTGTTGCGCATGGCGATGCGGTTCTGGTGGTTGAAGAAGTGGATGTCGCCGTACAGGGAGTAGAAGTCCTGGGTGATGGGCTTCTCGGGGCACCGCAGGTGCTCCACAGGCTCGCCGCCGATGGCGTGCTTCGCCAGGATCTCGTCCAGGTCCTTCTCGGTGGAGATGCGGTAGAGCACCTGGTCGGGGTTCACGAGGACGTGGGTGCACTTGCCTTCGGTCTCGTCGCTGCAGGCGCCGAAGCACCGCACGTGGGAGGTCTTCACCCGGCTCGCGGGAACCCCGGCCTCCTTGAGCTTGCGGTCGAAGGCGTGCTTGAGGGTCTGGCCCGTGGTGCAGCGCCGGCCTTCGCAGAAGATGAAGCTGAGCTCGGCCCGCTCGTCCAGGGAACCGTCCAGGGCGTGCTCCACCAGGGGCTCGCCCTTCTGGATGTGGCTGGAGAAGATCTTGTGCACCAGGGCCCGGTCCACCCGCTCGTACTTCACGGGCATCTTGCCGGGGGAGATGATGCCCACGATGGGCTCCTTGCTGCAGCGCCCCGTGCAGCCCGTCTTGTGGATGACGATGTCGTCCCGGCCCGAAGCCTGGATGTGCTTCTGGAATTCGTCCAGGGCCTCCAGGGAACCGGCGGCGTGCTCGCAGGTGGCCGAGCCGATCTGGATCTGGATCTTGGCGGAATCGCCGCTTTCAGCCAGCACCGCGTCCGCGTTCTTCCTCAACCTGTCGAAGAAGTCCGCAACCGGGTTTGCCGCGACCGGGTTTGCCATGGGGAGCTCCGTGGGAACTGGGCCGGGGACTGCGGCCAATGTTAGAAAAAATATCGATACAAAATGATCGAATTGGGTTACACTGTTTGCCGTGGTGCCTGATCATGCGTCGCATGACGATGCGGGGTGGGTATCCCATGACCAGAGAGCGTCGAAGACTCGACTCTCGCATTTTGTCGTTCCCCACGGAGCCTACGAATCCAGAGAGAGGGCTCGCGTCAGGTCGACCACAGATCCAAAATAGCCGCACCTCGGGGTGCGTGCGTTGATATAAGTCACATCGGTCACCAGCGCATGCGCGCGCGGTAGGTGAGGGTGGCGCTCCCTTCGGCGGGGACGGCCACCTCGAAGCGGGCCAGGCCGCTGGACTCCTTCGTGAAATCGTGGCTCTTCTGGACGATCTCCCAGTCACCGTAGATCGGCTCCAGCACGGACACCGTGACCGGTTCCTTCTTCGCGTTGCGCACCTCGATCTGGAAGGCGGCCTCCGTCACGTGGCGGTAGGCGCCCTGGACCCCCAGGACCTTGTAGTCGGTCTGCTTGCGGGTGGCGGTGACGTCGAAGGCGTCCCCGAGCTTGAGTCTCACCGTCTCGTTGCGGGGGGTGTGGTCCACGGCGTCCTCGCCCACGAACTGGGGCCGGCCCTGGCCGTCCCGCTTGTACACGCGCACCACGCCCTTGGGCATGGGCATGCCCATGCGGGATTCCTCGCGGTTGCGGAACTCAACGAAAACGCCCACCTTGGACTTCTCGCCCAGGTCCTCGTAGCGGGCCTGGTAGTAGTAGGGCTCCCCGCGCAGGAGGTACTCCTTGCGCACCGGCACGCCCTGGGCGGTGAGCAGGGCCACCTGCTTGGTCTGGTTCTCCTTGAGGGTGGTGAGGCGGTCCAGGGTGTAGAGGTGGTACTCGAAGAGGTTCTCCTCCTTCATTTCGGCCCGGCCGGAAGCCTTGGCCATGGTCATCATGGGGGCCGCCTGGGGGGCCCGGTTCGCGGGGGCCCGGTGCACGTCGCCGGCCACCAGCTGCAGGGTGGCGTTGGGGTAGGCGGACCCGCTCTGGTTGGTGAGGGTGACCCAGCCGCTGAGGTCCAGGGTCTTCTCGTCGGGGGAGAGGTTGGCCACGTAGTCGGCGCGCCAGGAGAGGCCGCCGGTGAGGTAGCTCAGCTCGAGCTTCTGGGCGTGGTCCCGGGGGGAGTGGAGGCTGAGCACCAGGGTGGGGCGGGCCCTGAGGTTGGCGGGCACCCCGGGGTAGATGATCCGGCCCGGGATGCTCGTCTCGATGCGGTCGGGGAACTTCAGCACCACGCCGCCGTTGGTGGCCAGCACCTCGGCCTCCTCCCGCGTCTCCCGGGAGCCGGCCCCTTCGGGGTTGGGCTTCTGGGAGACGACGGTGACCTTGCGGCCCACGTACTTCTCCAGCAGCTTCTGGGGCGTGAGCAGGTCGAAATCGAAGTTCTGTTCGTTGATCCAGAAGTCCTTGGCCTCGGTCAGGTTGCGGATCAGGGCCGTTTCGGGCCGGATCTGGGCCGAAACCTCCTGGAAGGCCAGGTCCAGGTCCCCCTTGGGCAGCCGCACCTCCCGCAGATCCTTGACGAGCGCAAGATTGTCGTTGTAGATGGTCACGGCCAGGCCCTGCTGGTCCTTGAGGGTGGTGGTCTGTTCGGGGCTCTGGGCCGCGAGCAGGGCCGGAAGGGAGGCGAGGGCGAGGATGCGCATGGGTTCTCCTGGGTGTCCCGGGGATTCGGGTCCCAGTTTAGACCTCCGGGGAAGCCGGATCGTTCCCGATTCAGGCGGAAATTTCCGACAGCTCCTCCACGGAGAGGACCCGGTCCACGTCCAGGAGGATCATGAACTCGCCGTCCACCTTGCCGATCCCCTCCAGGAAGTCGCTGCGGAGGCTGCCTCCGAAGGCCGGCGGGGGCTCGATGTCGGCGGCGGCGATGTCCAGCACCGCCCGCACCTGGTCCACCAGGAAGCCCAGGGCCAGGGCGCCGCCGGGGTGATCCACCTCCAGCACGACCACGCAGGTGCGCCGGGATGGTTCGCGGGCCCCGCGGCCGAAACGCACCGCCAGGTCCAGGACGGGCACCACGGCGCCCCGGAGGTTGATCACGCCCCGGATGAAGGCGGGCATCATGGGGACGCGGGTGAGGGCGCCGTACTGGATGACCTCCTTGATGGAGCGGATCTCCATGGCGTACGTCTCGCCGTCCAGCACGAAGGCGAGATACTGGCGGGAGGCCTGGCCGTGGACGGGGGCGGAGGCGCGGCGGTTGACGGTCATGGGTTGGGTCATGGCGTCCATCCTCAGAACCGCGCGAAGCCGGGTTCGTCGAAGGTGCGGGCATCCCGGACCCTGGGGAGGGCGGCGGCCTTGCGCCGGGCGGGCTCGGCGGAGCCCCCCTTGAGCCGGAAGAAGGCCATGACGTTCTGGAGTTCCAGGGCGTTGGAGGTCACCTCCTCGGCGGTGGAGGCCAGCTCCTCGGACGCGGCCGCGTTCTGGGCCACGGCCTGGCTGATCTGGGCGATGGCGCCGTTGATCTGGCCCACGCCGGAGTTCTGCTCGGCGCTGGCGGAGGCGATCTCCGACACCAGGTCCGAGGTCTTCTGGATGGAGGGCACGATGGTGCCCAGGAGATGCCCGGCGCGCTCCGCGAGATCCACGCTGCCCGAGGCGAGCCGGCTGATCTCCTCCGCCGCCACCTGGCTGCGCTCGGCCAGCTTGCGCACTTCGGCGGCCACCACCGCGAAGCCCCGGCCGTGCTCGCCGGCCCGGCCCGCCTCAATGGCCGCGTTCAGGGCCAGGAGGTTGGTCTGGTAGGCGATGTCGTCGATGATGCCGATCTTCTGCGCGATCTCCCTCATGGCGCCCACGGTCTCCCGCACGGCCTGGCCTCCCTCCACGGTGTCCTTGGCGGTGGCGGTGGCGAGGCCCCCGGTGGTGCGGGCGTTGTCGTTGGTCTGGGCGATGGAGGCGCTCATCTGCTCCATGGAGGCGCTGGTCTCCTCCACGCTCGCGGCCTGTTCACTGGCGCCCTGGCTGATGGACTGGGCCGTGGAACTGAGCTGCTCGGCGGCCCCGGCCATGGAATTGGAGGCTTCCTGCACCTTGCCCACCACCTCCGAAAGGCGGCCGACCATGTCCTTGATGGAGGCCATCATGCTGGTGGTGTCCCCGGGGGCGGTGTTCACGTCCACGGAGAGATCGCCCGCCGCCACCCGCCGCGCCACGTCGGAGGCCTCCGAGAGTTCGCCCCCCACCTGCTTGCGGAGGATGCTGGAAACGGCCAGGCCCAGGCCCACCGCCACCGCGAAGCCCAGGGCGATGAGGGCCAGGGTCTGGTTCTGGATGGAGGCGACGGCTTCCAGGCTTTTCTTCTGGGTGGCCGCGGCGTCCTGGAGGTTGACCTCCTCGATGGCCTTGAAGGTCCTGTCCAGTTCCAGGGTCTTGGGCCGCACTTCCGCGAAGAGGAAGGTGCTGGCCTCGGCGTGCTTGTTGGCGTCCACCAGGGCGAGGAAGCGCTTGTTGGCCTCCTCGTAGGGGCCCCAGATCTTGTCGAAGGAGGCCCAGAGGGCCACTTCTTCCGGGGCCATGCGCGTGGCGCGCTCCTCCTTGATGCGTTCGAACAGGTTGGCCTGGGCGGCGGCCAGGCCCTCGCCCACCGTGCGCCGGTGCTCGGCGTCGGGGGCCACGTAGTAGTTGTTCACGAGGCGGGCGTACATGACCCCCGCGCTGCGGGCCTTGCCCACCAGGGACACCGAGATGAGGTTGTTGTCATACATCTCCTTCATCATTCCGGCCACGGTGCGGGTGTTGCCCAGGCCCCGCAGGCCCACCAGGACGGCCACGAGGGCCACCAGGGTGAACGCGAGGATGAGCTGGGTCGCCAGTTTCAGGTTGCGGTACCACGTCATGGGATCTCCTTGGACAGGGCTCGGCCCGGCCCGCCGGAGAACGGCTCCGGGGACCTGCCTTCCGCCATCAAGTGTGAATGAATCTCAGTTCCCGGCCATACGCTGCATTACCTAGTCCATTTTTCCGACCCACTCCAGCTATCACTACCGAAGCCAGCACATCGTCTTCCCATGAAAACTACAGCCTTCCCCCTTCGCCAGGAATGACCTGGGTTCGGCGCTTCATCCCCTTCATCCTGATCATCCGATTCATCCCTGTTCCAGCAGGGCCATAGCCGGGATGGGTCGGGGCATGCAGAGCAACTACGCGCCGCCCCACCCCGGCGCTGGCCCTGCGGGAACAGGGATGAATCAGATGGACTGGATGAAGGGGATAGAAACCGGATCGAATTCGGATCGTGAATTCCGGCGAGTTGCCCCGACCGAAAATCCGTGCGATTGGACTTACGGTTTTATGAGGTGGGGTGGGTCGGGGAAGTTGGGCTAGTGTGCTGGGGTTAACCAGGAGAAATGCCAAACGCTGGGGCGCTGAGGGCTCGCTGGGGCGCTGGGGAAAGGCATACCCTGGGTGCTCTCCCCGAATTCGTGTCCTGGGTCCCTCCCGGGGTTCCTGCCGCCCTTCCTTAGGCCTGCTCTCCTGCTTTTCCCAGCGCCCCAGCGAGCCCTCAGCGCCCCAGCGTTTCAGCTTTTCGCCCGTTTTTCCGTCACGCTCCGGACAGGCCGTTCAGATCATGAACCAAATACGAATAAAGCCCCTCATCCCTTGCATTTGGCATTTTTAGAACCCCCGCTTCAGGCGGGAAGCGTCAACGGAGCGTAATGACCGTCGCCCCGGCTCCGCCCTGGGCCTGGGGGGCGTCCTCCACCTTGGCGATGCCGGGGTGGCCTTTCAGGGCCTCGCGCACGGCGGCTTTCAACCGGCCGGTGCCGTGGCCGTGGACGACGCGGATGAACTTCTGGCCGGCGGCGAGGGAGGCCTCCACGAAGCGGTGGATCTCGGTGTCCACGTCGTCCGAGGCCCGGCCGATGAGGTTGATCTCGGACTGGATGTCCTCGGCGCCGCCCCGGAAGCGCACGGAGCCCCGGCGGGGGCTTTCGGAGCCCAGGGCGCCCCGGTGGATGGGCTCGAGCTCCCCGGCCCGGGTCTCCATGCGCCTTCCCTGGGGGGTCTCCAGCATGACCCGGTCCCCCTTGAGGCTGGCGATGCGGCCCTCCACGCCCAGGCCCCGGTGCCGGGCGTAGCCGCCCTCCCGCAGTTGCGGGGCGTCCTGGGGCCGGGGCGGGGCGGCCCCGGCCCGGAGCTCGGCGCGGGCGAT is a genomic window containing:
- a CDS encoding NADH-ubiquinone oxidoreductase-F iron-sulfur binding region domain-containing protein, with protein sequence MANPVAANPVADFFDRLRKNADAVLAESGDSAKIQIQIGSATCEHAAGSLEALDEFQKHIQASGRDDIVIHKTGCTGRCSKEPIVGIISPGKMPVKYERVDRALVHKIFSSHIQKGEPLVEHALDGSLDERAELSFIFCEGRRCTTGQTLKHAFDRKLKEAGVPASRVKTSHVRCFGACSDETEGKCTHVLVNPDQVLYRISTEKDLDEILAKHAIGGEPVEHLRCPEKPITQDFYSLYGDIHFFNHQNRIAMRNSGIVDPENLEEYVRFGGFAALATVLGKNDPLWVINEVLKARLRGRGGGGFPTGQKWKIAHDQPEKTRYLICNGDEGDPGAFMDRGMLESDPFNIVEGMIIAAFAIGAGHGFYYIRAEYPLAIKRIQNALAQCRKAGLLGKNIMGSGWDFDMEVRLGAGAFVCGEETALIRSIEGERGQPKVRPPYPTVRGLWGKPTCINNVETFANISAIINYGGEWFANQGTADSGGTKVFALAGNVKHTGLVEVPLGTPLSKVVFNIGGGVKDDKALKAIQTGGPAGGFIPASQSEMEVDFGPLSRAGSIMGSGGMIVLSEDDCMVDLSKFYLSFTQEESCGKCTPCREGTTRMLEILEKVTSGRAVLSDLDKLERLAKLCQQTALCGLGRAAPNPVLSSLKNFRDEYREHIVEKKCKAKKCVALIRYQIDPETCIGCTVCARNCPVECISGQRKTAHLIDQERCVKCGQCFEVCRFDAVERV
- a CDS encoding DUF4139 domain-containing protein; this encodes MRILALASLPALLAAQSPEQTTTLKDQQGLAVTIYNDNLALVKDLREVRLPKGDLDLAFQEVSAQIRPETALIRNLTEAKDFWINEQNFDFDLLTPQKLLEKYVGRKVTVVSQKPNPEGAGSRETREEAEVLATNGGVVLKFPDRIETSIPGRIIYPGVPANLRARPTLVLSLHSPRDHAQKLELSYLTGGLSWRADYVANLSPDEKTLDLSGWVTLTNQSGSAYPNATLQLVAGDVHRAPANRAPQAAPMMTMAKASGRAEMKEENLFEYHLYTLDRLTTLKENQTKQVALLTAQGVPVRKEYLLRGEPYYYQARYEDLGEKSKVGVFVEFRNREESRMGMPMPKGVVRVYKRDGQGRPQFVGEDAVDHTPRNETVRLKLGDAFDVTATRKQTDYKVLGVQGAYRHVTEAAFQIEVRNAKKEPVTVSVLEPIYGDWEIVQKSHDFTKESSGLARFEVAVPAEGSATLTYRARMRW
- a CDS encoding chemotaxis protein CheW — its product is MTQPMTVNRRASAPVHGQASRQYLAFVLDGETYAMEIRSIKEVIQYGALTRVPMMPAFIRGVINLRGAVVPVLDLAVRFGRGAREPSRRTCVVVLEVDHPGGALALGFLVDQVRAVLDIAAADIEPPPAFGGSLRSDFLEGIGKVDGEFMILLDVDRVLSVEELSEISA
- a CDS encoding methyl-accepting chemotaxis protein, with protein sequence MTWYRNLKLATQLILAFTLVALVAVLVGLRGLGNTRTVAGMMKEMYDNNLISVSLVGKARSAGVMYARLVNNYYVAPDAEHRRTVGEGLAAAQANLFERIKEERATRMAPEEVALWASFDKIWGPYEEANKRFLALVDANKHAEASTFLFAEVRPKTLELDRTFKAIEEVNLQDAAATQKKSLEAVASIQNQTLALIALGFAVAVGLGLAVSSILRKQVGGELSEASDVARRVAAGDLSVDVNTAPGDTTSMMASIKDMVGRLSEVVGKVQEASNSMAGAAEQLSSTAQSISQGASEQAASVEETSASMEQMSASIAQTNDNARTTGGLATATAKDTVEGGQAVRETVGAMREIAQKIGIIDDIAYQTNLLALNAAIEAGRAGEHGRGFAVVAAEVRKLAERSQVAAEEISRLASGSVDLAERAGHLLGTIVPSIQKTSDLVSEIASASAEQNSGVGQINGAIAQISQAVAQNAAASEELASTAEEVTSNALELQNVMAFFRLKGGSAEPARRKAAALPRVRDARTFDEPGFARF